A window of the Pseudomonas sp. B21_DOA genome harbors these coding sequences:
- a CDS encoding DUF4946 domain-containing protein, whose protein sequence is MIRLFNSVFVCFALSAVAFPVMAEPSIIWPAGWEIEALPDTAPPVSRQRAVKHDADGNQVMVMELTTTQVEAGHQVNLQGVLQEMRTSIQKDFFRSGYQSVCNRIHPAALASLTGLETTCTVTENGRHVLSQTLVVAVETDKAYVLSYAGQADVYKASADDIQAARNSLKL, encoded by the coding sequence ATGATCCGACTGTTTAATTCCGTGTTTGTTTGTTTTGCCTTGTCGGCTGTGGCTTTCCCTGTCATGGCCGAACCCAGCATCATTTGGCCGGCGGGCTGGGAGATCGAGGCGTTGCCAGACACCGCGCCGCCAGTCTCGCGACAAAGAGCGGTGAAACACGATGCCGACGGTAATCAGGTAATGGTGATGGAGTTGACCACGACCCAAGTAGAGGCGGGGCATCAGGTCAATTTGCAAGGCGTGCTGCAGGAGATGCGCACATCCATCCAAAAGGATTTCTTTCGTAGCGGCTATCAGAGCGTCTGCAACCGAATTCATCCGGCGGCACTGGCTTCATTGACTGGCTTGGAGACAACCTGCACGGTGACCGAAAACGGTCGACACGTTTTATCCCAAACATTGGTAGTAGCCGTGGAAACAGACAAGGCTTATGTACTTTCTTACGCCGGCCAGGCCGACGTTTATAAGGCAAGCGCCGACGACATACAGGCGGCGCGCAACAGCTTGAAACTATAA
- the ahpC gene encoding peroxiredoxin — MPIINSQVKPFKATAFKNGDFVQVSDADLKGKWSVVFFYPADFTFVCPTELEDLADNYAEFKKLGVEIYSVSTDTHFAHAAWHNTSPAIGKIEYTMIGDPTHVISRNFDVLIEEAGLADRGTFVINPEGQIKIVELNDGGVGRDASELLRKIKAAQYVAAHPGEVCPAKWKEGEATLAPSLDLVGKI, encoded by the coding sequence ATGCCTATCATCAACAGCCAAGTAAAACCGTTCAAAGCTACCGCGTTCAAAAACGGCGACTTCGTTCAAGTCTCGGATGCTGACTTGAAAGGCAAGTGGTCCGTTGTGTTCTTCTACCCAGCCGACTTCACCTTCGTGTGCCCAACCGAGCTGGAAGACCTGGCCGATAACTACGCTGAGTTCAAGAAGCTGGGCGTGGAAATCTACAGCGTTTCGACCGACACCCACTTTGCTCACGCTGCCTGGCACAACACTTCGCCAGCCATCGGCAAAATCGAATACACCATGATCGGCGACCCGACCCACGTCATCTCGCGCAACTTCGACGTGCTGATCGAAGAAGCTGGTCTGGCTGACCGTGGCACCTTCGTGATCAACCCTGAAGGCCAGATCAAAATCGTTGAACTGAACGATGGCGGCGTTGGCCGTGACGCTTCCGAGCTGCTGCGCAAAATCAAGGCTGCTCAGTACGTCGCTGCACACCCAGGCGAAGTTTGCCCGGCCAAGTGGAAAGAAGGCGAGGCCACTCTGGCTCCGTCGCTGGACCTGGTCGGCAAGATCTAA
- the ahpF gene encoding alkyl hydroperoxide reductase subunit F, with translation MLDANLKAQLKSYLERVTQPIEIVASLDDGAKSREMLDLLKDVASLSSQITLIDSGDDARKPSFSINRPGADISLRFAGIPMGHEFTSLVLALLQVGGHPSKASAEVIEQIRSLKGEFTFETYFSLSCQNCPDVVQALNLMAVLNPNIRHVAIDGALFQDEVNDRKIMAVPSIYLNGENFGQGRMGLEEILAKLDTGAIVRQAEKISAKDAFDVLVVGGGPAGASAAIYAARKGIRTGVAAERFGGQVLDTMAIENFISVQETEGPKLATALEEHVKQYDVDIMNLQRADKLIPGKNGELHEVHFASGATLKAKSVILATGARWREMNVPGEQEYRNKGVAYCPHCDGPLFKGKRVAVIGGGNSGVEAAIDLAGIVSHVTLLEFDVQLRADAVLQRKLHSLPNVTVITSAQTTEVTGNGEKVNGLRYKDRTTEELRAVELEGIFVQIGLLPNTDWLKGTIELSPRGEIIVDNRGETSIPGIFAAGDVTTVPYKQIVIAVGEGAKASLSAFDHLIRTSAPA, from the coding sequence ATGTTGGACGCCAATCTTAAAGCCCAGTTGAAATCGTACCTGGAACGGGTCACCCAACCGATCGAGATCGTTGCATCCCTCGACGACGGTGCGAAATCCCGTGAAATGCTGGACCTGCTGAAAGACGTTGCCAGTCTTTCGAGCCAAATTACCCTGATCGACAGCGGTGACGATGCCCGCAAGCCATCGTTCTCGATCAATCGCCCTGGAGCCGACATCAGCCTGCGTTTCGCCGGCATTCCAATGGGCCACGAATTCACCTCGCTGGTGTTGGCGCTGCTGCAAGTCGGTGGCCACCCATCGAAAGCCAGTGCTGAAGTGATAGAGCAGATTCGCTCGCTCAAAGGCGAATTCACCTTCGAGACTTACTTCTCGCTGTCTTGCCAGAACTGCCCGGACGTCGTCCAGGCGCTGAACCTGATGGCCGTGCTCAACCCGAACATTCGCCACGTCGCCATCGACGGCGCGCTGTTCCAGGACGAAGTCAACGATCGCAAGATCATGGCCGTACCGAGCATCTACCTGAACGGTGAAAACTTCGGCCAGGGCCGCATGGGCCTGGAAGAAATTCTCGCCAAACTCGACACCGGCGCCATCGTGCGTCAGGCCGAGAAGATCAGCGCCAAGGATGCCTTTGATGTGCTGGTCGTTGGTGGTGGCCCGGCCGGTGCTTCGGCGGCTATTTATGCCGCACGTAAAGGCATCCGCACCGGTGTCGCGGCTGAACGCTTTGGCGGTCAGGTGCTCGATACCATGGCCATCGAGAACTTCATTTCCGTGCAGGAAACCGAAGGGCCGAAACTGGCCACGGCGCTGGAAGAACACGTCAAGCAGTACGACGTCGACATCATGAACCTGCAACGTGCCGACAAGCTGATCCCGGGCAAGAACGGCGAGCTGCACGAAGTCCACTTCGCCAGTGGCGCAACTTTGAAAGCCAAAAGCGTGATTCTTGCGACCGGCGCACGCTGGCGCGAAATGAACGTCCCGGGCGAGCAGGAGTACCGCAACAAGGGCGTGGCGTATTGCCCGCACTGCGATGGCCCGCTGTTCAAGGGCAAGCGCGTGGCGGTGATCGGCGGCGGTAACTCCGGCGTTGAAGCAGCCATCGATCTGGCCGGTATCGTGTCGCACGTAACGCTGCTGGAATTCGACGTACAACTGCGTGCCGACGCCGTGTTGCAGCGCAAGCTGCACAGCCTGCCGAACGTCACCGTGATCACCAGTGCGCAAACCACTGAAGTCACCGGCAATGGCGAGAAGGTCAACGGTCTGCGCTACAAGGACCGCACGACTGAGGAATTGCGCGCGGTTGAGCTGGAAGGCATCTTCGTACAGATCGGTCTGCTGCCGAACACCGATTGGCTGAAGGGCACCATCGAGCTGTCGCCGCGCGGCGAGATCATTGTCGACAACCGTGGCGAGACTTCGATTCCGGGGATCTTCGCAGCAGGTGACGTGACGACTGTGCCGTACAAGCAGATCGTGATCGCAGTGGGCGAGGGCGCCAAGGCTTCGCTGAGTGCGTTCGATCACTTGATCCGGACTTCGGCACCGGCGTAA
- a CDS encoding DNA-binding protein produces MARGGITKALVQIARTAILARGEHPSIDAVRIEMGNTGSKTTIHRYLKELDDGAQPIEASAEPIDDELTALVSRLAQRLKEQAQEPIEQAREQFEEQREALEAELKQVRQALEKLEHDHDIQGAALQRESEALSNTRSMLQTEQTRNAGLNQALADFELRLQDKDEQIRSLEEKHLHARDALEHYRNATKEQREQEQARHEGQIQQIQAELRQAQQSALVRQDEITQLHRDNERLLTENRGTQRELNLLQDQLKQSNQRQDQLLEQATRMDSERTLLQERLRVATLESQALKQSVDEQTQLNQSLEKELLKAQASLEDSQRLAAAVAAAPDSAKAKAP; encoded by the coding sequence ATGGCCCGTGGCGGCATTACCAAAGCACTGGTGCAAATCGCGCGCACAGCGATCCTGGCTCGCGGCGAACACCCAAGCATCGATGCAGTACGCATCGAAATGGGCAACACCGGCTCGAAAACCACGATCCATCGCTATCTGAAAGAACTGGATGACGGCGCCCAACCAATAGAAGCATCAGCAGAGCCGATCGATGACGAACTGACCGCTCTGGTTTCTCGCCTCGCCCAGCGCCTGAAAGAACAGGCTCAGGAGCCCATCGAGCAAGCCCGCGAACAGTTCGAGGAGCAACGCGAAGCACTGGAAGCCGAGCTGAAACAGGTTCGCCAGGCGCTGGAAAAACTCGAACACGACCACGACATTCAGGGCGCCGCCCTGCAACGCGAATCCGAAGCGCTGAGCAACACCCGCTCGATGCTGCAGACCGAACAGACGCGCAACGCCGGTCTCAACCAGGCATTGGCCGACTTTGAATTGCGCTTGCAGGACAAGGACGAGCAGATCCGCTCACTGGAAGAAAAACACCTGCACGCACGCGATGCGCTGGAGCATTACCGCAACGCGACCAAGGAACAGCGCGAGCAGGAACAAGCCCGCCATGAGGGGCAAATCCAGCAGATCCAGGCCGAACTGCGTCAAGCGCAGCAGAGTGCGCTGGTGCGTCAGGATGAGATCACTCAGCTGCACCGCGACAACGAACGCCTGCTTACCGAAAACCGTGGCACCCAGCGCGAGCTGAACTTGTTGCAGGATCAGCTCAAGCAGAGCAATCAGCGTCAGGATCAATTGCTTGAGCAGGCGACGCGCATGGACAGCGAGCGCACCCTCCTCCAGGAACGTTTGCGCGTGGCGACACTGGAAAGCCAGGCACTCAAGCAGAGCGTAGACGAGCAGACGCAGCTCAATCAGTCACTGGAAAAGGAATTGCTCAAAGCACAGGCGAGCCTTGAGGACAGCCAGCGTCTGGCGGCTGCCGTTGCGGCAGCCCCAGATTCGGCCAAAGCGAAAGCCCCTTAA
- the gloA gene encoding lactoylglutathione lyase — protein MSLNELNTFPGVTATPDSATRNFVFNHTMLRVKDITKSLDFYTRVLGFSLVEKRDFPEAEFSLYFLALVDKAQIPADAAARTEWMKSIPGILELTHNHGTENDADFAYHNGNTDPRGFGHICISVPDIVAACARFEELGCDFQKRLTDGRMKSLAFIKDPDGYWVEIIQPAPL, from the coding sequence ATGAGCCTCAACGAACTGAACACTTTTCCAGGCGTGACTGCCACGCCAGACAGCGCAACCCGCAACTTCGTGTTCAACCACACCATGCTGCGCGTGAAGGACATCACCAAGTCGCTGGATTTCTACACCCGTGTGCTGGGTTTCTCGCTGGTCGAGAAGCGTGATTTCCCGGAAGCCGAGTTCAGTCTGTACTTCCTCGCACTGGTCGATAAAGCGCAAATCCCGGCCGATGCCGCTGCGCGTACCGAGTGGATGAAGTCGATCCCCGGCATTCTCGAACTGACCCACAACCACGGCACCGAAAACGATGCCGACTTCGCCTATCACAACGGCAACACCGACCCGCGCGGCTTCGGCCACATCTGCATCTCTGTGCCGGATATCGTCGCTGCATGTGCACGCTTTGAAGAGTTGGGCTGTGATTTCCAGAAGCGTCTGACCGATGGCCGGATGAAGAGCCTGGCGTTCATCAAGGATCCGGATGGCTACTGGGTCGAAATCATTCAGCCTGCGCCGCTGTAA
- a CDS encoding site-specific integrase → MSDIDRYLQAATRDNTRRSYRMAIEHFEVTWGGFLPATADSVARYLVEHAGVLSINTLKLRLSALAQWHNSQGFADPTKAPVVRKVFKGIRALHPAQEKQAEPLQLQDLQRVIDWLEQEAHTARQEQDRPTLLKAYRDRALILLGFWRGFRSDELCRLQIEHVQASAGKGITLYLPRSKGDRENLGQTYQAPALLKLCPVQAYIDWITEAALVRGAVFRSIDRWGNLSEEGLHANSIIPLLRQALQRAGIAAANYTSHSLRRGFATWAHQSGWDLKSLMSYVGWKDMKSAMRYVEVSPFQGMARIMDKPDQP, encoded by the coding sequence ATGAGTGACATCGATCGATATCTGCAAGCCGCCACGCGGGACAACACCCGCCGCAGCTATCGCATGGCCATTGAGCACTTCGAGGTAACGTGGGGCGGATTTCTCCCGGCTACTGCCGACAGCGTTGCGCGCTATCTGGTGGAGCACGCTGGCGTGCTGTCGATCAACACTCTGAAGCTGCGTCTGTCGGCACTGGCGCAGTGGCACAACAGTCAGGGTTTTGCCGATCCGACAAAGGCGCCAGTGGTGCGCAAGGTGTTCAAGGGCATTCGTGCTCTGCATCCGGCACAGGAAAAACAGGCCGAGCCGTTGCAACTGCAGGATTTGCAACGCGTGATCGATTGGTTGGAGCAGGAAGCGCACACCGCGCGGCAAGAACAGGATCGCCCGACCTTGCTCAAGGCTTATCGGGACCGCGCGCTGATTTTGCTGGGCTTCTGGCGCGGCTTTCGCAGCGATGAGTTATGTCGTTTGCAGATCGAGCATGTGCAGGCGAGTGCTGGCAAGGGCATCACTTTGTATTTGCCGCGCAGCAAGGGCGACCGGGAAAACCTCGGGCAGACCTATCAGGCCCCGGCGCTGCTCAAGCTGTGTCCGGTGCAGGCTTACATCGACTGGATCACCGAGGCCGCGCTGGTACGCGGCGCGGTATTCCGCAGCATTGATCGTTGGGGCAATCTGAGCGAGGAGGGCTTGCACGCCAACAGCATCATTCCCTTGTTGCGCCAGGCGTTGCAGCGCGCCGGGATTGCCGCCGCGAACTACACCAGTCATTCGCTGCGGCGTGGCTTTGCCACTTGGGCGCATCAAAGCGGCTGGGATCTTAAATCGCTGATGAGTTACGTCGGCTGGAAAGACATGAAATCCGCCATGCGCTATGTTGAGGTCAGCCCATTCCAGGGAATGGCTCGGATTATGGATAAACCGGATCAACCGTAG